The following proteins are encoded in a genomic region of Candidatus Bathyarchaeota archaeon:
- a CDS encoding DNA-binding protein, which produces MIKFKPKEFEFSIYKLDFNDDLLNAVKKAAEKVDSGLFWVIGAVSKAKFSFYNQENKVYREISINKPLEITSCIGNVTQLNGEKIIHAHVTFSDSFGNVFGGHLTEGTKIFSAEMFLIEFKNFKLYRKFDEVTGLNLFSP; this is translated from the coding sequence GTGATTAAGTTTAAACCTAAAGAGTTTGAATTCTCAATTTACAAGCTTGATTTTAATGATGATCTTTTAAATGCTGTAAAGAAAGCGGCTGAAAAAGTTGATTCAGGGCTCTTCTGGGTTATAGGAGCAGTTTCAAAAGCTAAATTCAGCTTTTACAATCAAGAAAACAAAGTTTACCGTGAAATCTCAATAAATAAACCTTTAGAAATAACTTCATGTATAGGAAATGTTACTCAATTAAACGGGGAGAAAATAATTCATGCTCATGTAACTTTCTCTGACAGCTTTGGAAACGTTTTCGGTGGTCATTTAACGGAAGGAACAAAAATATTTTCTGCAGAAATGTTTTTAATAGAATTTAAAAATTTTAAGCTTTATAGAAAATTCGATGAAGTTACAGGCTTGAATCTTTTTTCACCTTAA
- a CDS encoding HypC/HybG/HupF family hydrogenase formation chaperone, with protein sequence MCLAIPAKIISISGVTAKVDFGGNTIKEVDVSLVDAKIGDYVLVHAGYAIQVLNKKDAEETLKLWNEILSEI encoded by the coding sequence ATGTGCCTAGCTATTCCAGCTAAAATAATAAGCATTTCAGGCGTAACAGCTAAAGTTGATTTTGGAGGAAACACTATTAAAGAGGTTGATGTTTCTTTAGTTGACGCTAAAATTGGAGATTATGTTTTAGTTCATGCAGGTTATGCAATTCAAGTTTTAAATAAAAAAGATGCTGAAGAAACTTTAAAGTTATGGAATGAAATTTTAAGCGAAATTTAA
- the hypD gene encoding hydrogenase formation protein HypD, whose translation MDNQFRSLNLAKKALKRIKYLTPSHEVKFCHVCGTHEWVITHYGIRSLLPNKIDVIAGPGCPVCIVPAKEIDEAVWLALNKATVLTFGDIIRVPGSKISLAQAKALGGKVKIVYSVKDAVEIAKQKPNEEFVFFAIGFETTAPSTALEAARNPPKNLSFLISHRLIPPVMELLLGIGDLHIDGFIAPGHVSTIIGLKPYEVFPKVYKMPTVIAGFEPLDVLFALIILLKQISHGEAKLENEYSRSVKWNGNLKAQKLINEVFNVTDGFWRGLGKVPASALKLKEKYSSLDAKLKYEIKLNSPSKDLLPGCSCHLVIIGKIKPTECPLFMKACTPQTPKGSCMVSMEGTCAIWAKHGASTKKVEN comes from the coding sequence ATGGATAATCAATTTAGAAGCTTAAATTTAGCTAAAAAAGCTTTAAAACGTATAAAATATTTAACTCCAAGCCATGAGGTTAAATTTTGTCATGTATGTGGCACTCATGAATGGGTAATCACGCATTATGGAATCAGATCGCTTCTCCCAAATAAGATTGATGTCATAGCCGGTCCAGGATGCCCAGTATGCATTGTTCCAGCTAAAGAAATTGATGAAGCTGTATGGCTTGCGTTAAATAAAGCTACAGTTTTAACTTTTGGTGATATTATTAGGGTTCCAGGCTCTAAAATTTCTCTTGCTCAAGCTAAAGCTTTAGGAGGAAAAGTTAAAATTGTTTATAGCGTTAAAGATGCTGTTGAAATAGCTAAGCAAAAACCAAACGAAGAATTTGTTTTTTTCGCTATTGGGTTTGAAACAACTGCGCCTTCAACAGCTTTAGAAGCTGCAAGAAACCCCCCTAAAAACTTAAGTTTTTTAATTTCTCATAGGCTTATTCCACCAGTTATGGAGCTTCTTCTTGGAATAGGTGATTTACACATAGACGGCTTCATAGCTCCAGGCCACGTCTCAACAATAATTGGTTTAAAACCATATGAAGTTTTCCCTAAAGTTTATAAAATGCCAACCGTTATAGCTGGATTTGAACCTTTAGATGTTTTATTTGCTTTAATAATTCTTTTAAAGCAGATTTCTCATGGAGAAGCAAAATTAGAAAATGAATATTCTAGATCAGTTAAATGGAATGGAAATTTAAAAGCTCAAAAGTTAATTAATGAAGTTTTCAACGTAACAGATGGATTTTGGAGAGGATTAGGGAAAGTTCCCGCATCTGCTTTAAAATTAAAAGAAAAATATTCAAGCTTAGATGCTAAATTAAAATATGAAATTAAGCTTAATTCACCTTCAAAAGATTTACTTCCAGGATGCAGCTGCCATTTAGTTATAATCGGTAAAATAAAACCTACTGAATGCCCATTATTCATGAAAGCGTGCACTCCCCAAACACCAAAAGGCTCCTGCATGGTTTCTATGGAGGGGACATGCGCAATCTGGGCTAAACACGGTGCATCAACAAAAAAAGTTGAAAATTAA
- a CDS encoding threonylcarbamoyl-AMP synthase codes for MDTTKIIKVNPIYPEESLIKEAADIISKGGLVAFPTETVYGLGGDAFNRDAVIKIFKAKRRPIDNPLIVHIASVKQLEELTEDLPQEALLIAQKLWPGPITILVKKSNKVLEEVSASLPTVAIRFPAHPIAIKLIEFCGKPIAAPSANLTGKPSPTTAKHVIDDLMGTIDMIIDGDETLFGVESTIINLTSKPPTLLRPGPITPRDLEGVLGARVEIPPSARGIVEAELALAPGMKYKHYAPKARMIVVETGNYQNLTRIVSKIRSLALDNRKAKVGILCCKETFEFYRHVPAVKVSLGSRSNPYEVAKNLFASLRRFDDEDVEIIFAEGYEEKGLGLTIMNRLRKASGFNIVKV; via the coding sequence ATTGATACGACGAAAATAATAAAAGTAAATCCAATATATCCAGAAGAAAGTTTAATTAAAGAGGCTGCAGATATAATTTCTAAAGGAGGGCTTGTAGCTTTTCCTACAGAGACAGTTTATGGTTTAGGTGGAGATGCTTTTAATAGGGATGCTGTCATCAAGATATTCAAAGCAAAAAGAAGGCCTATTGATAATCCCCTTATAGTTCATATAGCTAGCGTTAAGCAGCTTGAAGAGCTTACGGAAGACTTGCCGCAGGAGGCTTTGCTAATCGCTCAGAAATTATGGCCAGGCCCTATAACAATTCTTGTTAAAAAATCGAATAAAGTGCTTGAAGAGGTTTCCGCCTCGTTGCCTACAGTTGCTATAAGATTTCCAGCGCATCCTATAGCCATTAAACTTATTGAGTTTTGCGGTAAACCAATAGCTGCTCCAAGCGCTAATTTAACTGGAAAACCTTCACCAACAACAGCAAAGCATGTAATAGATGATCTTATGGGAACTATTGATATGATAATCGATGGTGATGAAACGCTTTTCGGAGTGGAGTCGACAATTATAAATCTAACCTCAAAACCACCAACTCTACTTAGACCTGGGCCTATAACACCTAGAGATTTAGAAGGGGTGCTAGGAGCGAGGGTTGAAATACCACCATCTGCGAGGGGTATTGTTGAAGCTGAACTAGCATTAGCTCCTGGAATGAAGTATAAGCATTACGCTCCAAAAGCTAGAATGATTGTAGTTGAAACGGGAAATTATCAAAACTTAACTCGAATTGTCTCTAAAATACGCTCTCTAGCTTTAGATAATAGGAAAGCTAAAGTTGGTATATTATGCTGCAAAGAAACTTTTGAGTTTTATCGCCATGTACCTGCTGTTAAAGTAAGCTTAGGTAGTAGAAGTAATCCTTATGAAGTAGCTAAGAATTTATTTGCTTCACTAAGAAGGTTTGATGATGAAGACGTGGAGATTATATTTGCAGAAGGGTATGAAGAAAAAGGATTAGGCTTAACCATAATGAATAGGCTTAGAAAAGCTTCTGGGTTTAACATAGTTAAGGTATAG